Within Melospiza georgiana isolate bMelGeo1 chromosome 33, bMelGeo1.pri, whole genome shotgun sequence, the genomic segment GCGATGCTGTTGCTATGGGAACGGGGTGCgtgttgccatggaaacggggGTGCGGTTTCCCTGGGAACAGGAAGGGGGCGCTGTTTGCGGCGGTGCAGCGCGGTGACGTCACTTGCGTGACCCCAAGTCCCTGcggaggggctctgggggtgtcGGGGTGACACCTGTGAGGTCACCgtgcactgtcactgtcacatggCGGGGACAGCGCCACCCTCGGTCACTCGTGGCAGAGAGGAGCACAAGAACAGTTCTGCGTGTCCTGTCCCCATGAGgcccctgtgtgtgtccccatgtgTCCTCTTCTGTGTCCATGTCccgtgtgtgtccccagggatcCTGCATCCTTTGTGTCCATATCCCGTGTCCCCCATGTCCTATGTGTCCCCATGCCTGTCTAtccctgtgtcctgtgtgtCGTCGtgtcctgtgtgtccctgtctgtccctgtgtccgtCTGCCCCCGTGTGTCCTCTGCATGTCCCCCATGTCCTTTTGCGTGTGTCCCCATGGGTCCAGCATCCTCTGTGTCCATGtcttgtgtccctgtgccctgtgtgtcgctgtccatccctgtgcctgtctgtccctgtgtcctgtgtgtccctgtccttgtctgtccctgtgtcctgtgtgtccctgtgcctgtctgTCCCCATCTGTGTTCAGGGAGATGGCAAGCTGCTTTTGTAATTACTGGATTTGTTCCTAAATTTTTGTAGCAGGAGTGCAACGAGCAAAACCATCAAGGTGAGGAGAGCAAGGAGGGCAGTGACCAGTGGGCAGAAGCAATTCTAACTGCTCAGGGATCAAATTCTGGTGCAACCAGGAACCTGGGGACACAAATTTTGTTTCACAGGGAAAAGGGTTGGGGATTGGTGTTCAGGAGCTGTGGCCTGGAGTAGGAtgccttcttccttcttcctgccTTCTTCCACTGCTTTTTCATCAAAACCAGCTTTAACCCTGGCTGATTTTactgcctagggttagagtCTTGAAAACCACAaatcccagagctccaggcaccctgcagctgcaaaaggcatcccaaagggaacacaaaacTGCCACAACATTGCATTCCAAAggtttattctgatttttctcttattttaagTCCGTGAATCAAGATTTTGTATTACACCCCTTTCAATTTTCTGAGCCTTCGTCCTCCTATTCCAGATCTCAGCAGGAAATAATTACAGTGAGTGTCTTGGGTTTGGCCAGCcctaaacccaccccaaaattGGTGTGTTGGCCAAAAACTCAGATTGATGAACCCAAAGCTCTTCACTGAATTGGTGTTTTTTCCTGgtcatgaaaaaaacccactacaATTGTAGATATTTCTATGGATTAATGGGATTCCCCTTATACAGGAGATTTTTATGGATATTGGAGATTTTCTATGAATATTCAAGATATTTTCTATGAATATTCAAGATATTTTCTATGAATATTCAAGATATTTCTGTCCCcttaaaaagagattttagggattttttttcctggtgccacatccagccccCAGTGGGTTTTTAGCTCAAATAAGGCGAATAAAGAGAGCTCAGAGCCATTTCCTGCCCTTTGCttcctgtcctgcagcacacCGACCCCAAATcaggtgacagaggtgacaaATTCACCCTCCAAACCTGGTGGTGAAGCGACAAAATTCAGACCCAGAATTTGAGGACGGCGGTGACAAAAATCCGCCCCAAAATCAGGGGGCAAAGTGATGGaaatcagccccaaaatcaGGGGGGCAAAGTGATGGaaatcagccccaaaatcaGGGGGGCAAAGTGATGGAAATCCGCCCCAAAATCAGGGGGGAAAGTGATGGaaatcagccccaaaatcaGGGGGGCAAAGTGATGgaaatccaccccaaaatcagGGGGCAAAGTGATGGaaatcagccccaaaatcaGGGGGGCAAAGTGATGGaaatcagccccaaaatcaGGGGGGCAAAGTGATGGaaatcagccccaaaatcaGGGGGGCAAAGTGATGGaaatcagccccaaaatcaGGGGGCAAAGTGATGGaaatcagccccaaaatcaGGGGGGCAAAGTGATGGaaatcagccccaaaatcaGGGGGGCAAAGTGATGGaaatcagccccaaaatcaAGGGGAAAAGTGATGGaaatcagccccaaaatcaGGGGGCAAAGTGATGGaaatcagccccaaaatcaGGTGACAAAAGGCTCAGGGTGATCTGAagccgtgtcccctccccatcccaggtgtccccaaagtAAGGACAGAGCTCCTTGTGCTGTCACCTGTGGCTGTCAGGGGTGCAAAAATTGTGCAATTTTTGCACAATTAGGGATGCAAAAATTATGGAATTTTGAAATATCCTGCGCAGGATATTGATATCCTGAGCCACGAGTGTGGCAGCTGGGACAAAGAGcccaaaaaatcaaatatttacaaatattagCAAATGTCCAAATATTCACGAATATCCAGCTCTTGCACAGGCACCCCAAAACCATGGGCTTGTTTAGATGGGATTTTAAGGATCAATCCTTCCCTGGTCCAggtttttccatggatttcccatctctggaagtttccaaggccaggctggaaccACTGGGATAGGGGAAGGACCCTGCCCATGGAaccagggtgggattttttgggatttcaggttcttttccatcccaaaccattccaggattccatgggCTGGTTTAGAAGGGATTTTAGGGATCAATCCTTCCCTGGCCCAGGTTATTCCATGgatttcccatccctggaagtttccaaagccaggctggaacCACCTGGGATAGGGGAAGGACCCTGCCccatttttggggatttttggggatttcaggttcctttccatcccaaaccattccaggactCCATGGAATGGAATTTTAGGGATTTTAGATGGGATTTTAGGGATCGATCCTTCCCTGGCTCAGGTTATCCCGTGGATTTCCATCTCTGGAAGTTTCCAAGGCCAGGCAGGACATTGCTTGGcgcagcctgggctggtgggagctgtccctgcccacaggatgagctttaaggccccttcccacccaaaccattccgtgATTTGGGCTCAGCCTCGCTCCTCAGGGATGCCCTGGAGACCCAATTCCATGGGCATCAATTCCATGGGCACCAATTCCATGGGCACCATGACATTCTCTGGGACAACGCTCTCCAGCACCTGAGCCATTTTGTCACACACGGCCACGGTGACACTCTCGGTCCCAGCGGCCACCCTCATCCTGCTGGGCAGTGGAGTGgctttggtttcttttaaacACCTCAAATTTTCATCGAAGCGAGAATCGCCTTTCCTCGATGCGTCACCTTTTTGTCACAAACCACATCCAAGGCCCTGCCCTCCACCCAGGCACTGAAAAACCACCCGGGcacttttcttcttcctctttgtgGTGCTCATTTTTGGGTGCTGGCACCCCAAATCCTCTCTGTTTCTGGGCATCCATGGACGTGTTTTGGATCCTTCATCTCACCATCCTCGTGTTCGTCCTCCAAACCAGTGAGTGCCGGGTGCTCCTTGTCCCCTGGGAAGGAgagtttggggtggttttggggttttggggttgaGGGCTGTGTGGGagcaccagagcagctccacGGGGTGGATTTGTGCCCAGTGTTGGGATCCAGGGCTGGCATGGAAACCTGCTGGAGGGCTGGCGTCCATCTCTGTGTCCATCTCTGTGTCCATCTCTGGTGTCCACCTCtggcccagcctctgctccagatGTTCTCCACacatcctgctctgccttcagctcctgctcctctccacgTTGCCTCCTGGTTTTTGGAGGTCTCATCTTGGGGTGTTTTCTGGCTGAAAAGAGGGAAACTGGGCAAGGttcagccccagccctcccccACGTCTTCTGAGTGGGGTTTATCACATGAACCACCTGGTGGCTGCAGTATTCAGCAAATTTCCTACGAGTTTGTCTTCTCCTGCAGCTTTTTCCAGCCACATTCTCCATTGCCTGTGTCCCAGCGGTGGCTGAGGCTGTGGGAGCCAGAAATCCCAAGCCCAATCTGGAAATGGAGCCAGGATCAGTTCCCCATTGGGAAAACGGGGATAGAGAACTCCATTCCTGGTATAAATTGTGTGACACGGTTAATTGGGAATGGGAAGTtgtgaaaataacaaaaacagcTCCTTTCTCCTTAAATTGGTGAGCCAAGGGCATGGTGTGGTcactggagggaagggatgggtcCAGAGGGATCCTGGACcttgtcctgggctgcatccaaaggaGGGTGGGAGGGTTCTCATTGCTGGAATGGTGGGAGTCCACCTGGAAtggtgagagcccacctggaatggtgagatcccacctggagtGGTGAGATCTCACCATCTGGAATGGTGAGAACCCAACTGGAACGATGGGAACCCACTTGGAATGGTGAGGTCCCACCTGGATCCCACCACTTCATCCCACCTCAGTCCCACCTTGATCCCATCTTCAGCCTGCCTTCCACCCAACTCCATCCCACCTCCAGCCCAAACTCAGCACTTCCTCACCCCACCTTCACCCCACCTTCATCCTACCTTCATCCCACCCTCATCCCAAGTTCTCTCCCCACCTTCTCTCCCCAGCGAGCGCCAGCGACACCAGGGAGGTGATCGGGGCCGTGGGCGGCTCTGTGACCTTCCGCAGCCACAACCCCGACAGGAACGTGGCCCTCTGGAGTTTTGGGGGCGATCCCATAGTGACTGTGGTGTTCAAGAGCCCTCCTCGACTCATATTTTTCGAGGACAAATTCAAAGCCCGTTTCGCCGTCTGCGAGGACGGCCACGCGCTCAGCATCCCCCAGCTGAGGATGGAGGATGCCGGGACCTACTCTGTGGCCATTGGGGATAAAAGATCCACCTTCACCCTGCAGGTGTTCAGTAGGtgctttcagtgctgttttGGGGGTGCTTTTAGTGCTGTTTTGGGGGTCTTCACCCTAAAAGAGAGGTTTGTGACATCCCTGTTCCCCTAGGGAAGCTGGCAGAGCCCACGGTGACCTGCGAGGCCCAGAACTGCTCGGGtggaagctgcagctcctccctgcgCTGCTCCACGCCCGGCACCGGCTTTGGGAATGTTTTCTACACCTGGAGGGTGGGAAATCAGACGTGGGATGGGAGCTCCATGGTGCTGCAGGTGAATGAAACATCCCAGGATGGGCTGGAGCCGGTGACGTGCACGGCACGGAACGCCGTCAGCAGCAGGAACGTCACCGTCACCAACCTCGGGGAGCTCTGCGCGGGTGAGAGCCGGGGACAGGTTGGGGAAAGGTGGGGTGGGCTGATCCTGATCCctgagagcaggaaaagctgggatttggggttgggaTGGGCTGATCCTGAtagcctgggagcaggaaaagctgggatttggggttgggaTGGGCTGATCCTGAtagcctgggagcaggaaaagctgggatttggggttgggaTGGGCTGATCCCGATCCCCTGAGAAACATGGGAGGGTTGGGGCTGGGAtaggatgggaatgggaatgttGGGGTTGGAATGGGCTGATCCCAATCCCctgagagcaggaaaagctgggatttggggttgggaTGGGCTGATCCTGATCCCCTGAGGAACACGGGAGGGTTGGGGTTGGGATGGGCTGATGCCGATCCCTGAGAGCCATGGGAAcattgggatttggggttgggaTGGGCTCATCCCAATCCCctgagagcaggaaaagctgggatttggggttgggaTGGGCTCATCCCAATCCCCTGAGAAACATGGGAATgttgggtttgggatgggatgggatgggatgggatggatgggatgggatgggatgggatgggatgggatgggatgggatgggatggggtgggatgggataggatgggatgggaaggtTGGGGTTGGGATGGGCTGATCCTGCCTCCTGTGAGGGCCATGGAAAGGTGAAGGGAAAGGTGGGGATGGGCTGATCCCAATGCCCTGAGAAAGATGGGAAGGCTCTGGCTCTCCCTGGAGCGGTGGCTCAGATGCAGAGGGAAGCTCTGACCCGTgtccctttctctctcctcaCCAGCAATCACCACTCCCAGCACAGGTAAGCTGCCACCCCTGTCCATGTCCagtccctgagtgtccccaattgtccccaagtgtccccaagTGATTTGAGTATTCTGGgattctcctgctgctgcctccaccaAGCCGCTCGTCCTCGTCCAGCGCCGCTTCTGCCCTGGCTTGGAGTGAGATCCCCTGGAATGAGGGATCAGGGTGGGATTTGAGGCCAAATCCCCTCAGCCCCAACGCCAGGAAGAGCCAGGTTCATTTTGGGTTGTTTCAGCTGGATCTTCTCTTTCCAGGTGCCCACTCTGGCAGCTGGATCAGGATCGGCGTCGTAGCCGGGGTTGAATTCGCGTCGCTTTTATTGATTTTCCTCGTGTCCtactataaatataaatgagaGTGTGAAAAACCAaagccctggggagcaggaagTGGGACctgggagagggacagagccaAAATGGGGGTGGTTTGGGGCTGATTTGGGTGGAATTTGGGCTGATTTGGGGTTCTCTTGACTCCATCTCGTCTCCCCTCATGGTTTAATGGATTGTTGGGTTTTTAGTTGGGGGAGAAGCCAgggcaaatttttttttttttcattttaaaactttaatagtaataaaatggttataaaaagagtaatacaattagagtaataatacTTTGGGCAACTGAAAttaagacaatatgagacaacaaATGTAAAGGGTTACCGATGTCTGGGTACCTTCTTCtgaggattaacccttaaaaacaataacctgttgcatattcataacTTCAtgcatgatgcataaattccattccaATACAg encodes:
- the LOC131095060 gene encoding uncharacterized protein LOC131095060, encoding MVARGCGRGNGEEAVAMGTEGWCCHGTGGLRVWGPGAADVKRRTVAMAMRCCCYGNGVRVAMETGFSPHLLSPASASDTREVIGAVGGSVTFRSHNPDRNVALWSFGGDPIVTVVFKSPPRLIFFEDKFKARFAVCEDGHALSIPQLRMEDAGTYSVAIGDKRSTFTLQVFRKLAEPTVTCEAQNCSGGSCSSSLRCSTPGTGFGNVFYTWRVGNQTWDGSSMVLQVNETSQDGLEPVTCTARNAVSSRNVTVTNLGELCAGESRGQVGERWGGLILIPESRKSWDLGLGWADPDSLGAGKAGIWGWDGLILIAWEQEKLGFGGRSRPPVSPCCPGYRGFSPGSTIMAAPFPLPPLRAASPSPGDYVRKRTTNSHGRHYGAAPASSVSPYRRSGSAAPAATPAQLASCTPRPSLARRSATKAGPLPQQPHAAPPAEQAGTGERSR